Below is a genomic region from Thermodesulfobacteriota bacterium.
AATCGACGGTGTTGCCGCCGCTCGTCACGAAAATAGGACGCCGTCACGGTGTTTTCCTTTTGACAAACCGGGAGCATCTATAATATACTACTTCATTAAGTTTTTTAAGGGGATAGGTGCGTGACGGACAGCGAAAACATACGGAACTTTTCCATAATAGCCCATATAGACCACGGCAAGTCCACCCTCTCGGACAGGCTCCTGGAGAAGACAGGCGCCATAAGCGACCGGGAGAAGGTGGACCAGTTCATGGACAAGATGGAGCTCGAAAAAGAGCGCGGCGTGACCATCAAGGCCCAGACCGCGAGGCTCCACTATAAGGCCGATGACGGGAAGGACTACACCCTGAACCTCATAGACACCCCCGGCCACGTGGATTTTAGCTACGAGGTCAGCCGGAGCCTCTCGGCGTGCGAGGGCGCCATACTCGTGGTGGACGCCTCGCAGGGGGTTGAAGCCCAGACCCTCGCCCACCTCTATACGGCCGTCGACGTGGGGCTCGATATAGTCCCGGTCCTGAATAAGATCGACCTCCCGCAGGCCGACCCCGAAAGGGTCAGGGGCGAGATAGAGGATATCCTCGGCATTGACGCGAGCGAGGCCGTGCTTACGAGCGCCAAGGAGGGGATAGGCATAAAGGAGGTCCTTGAGGCGATAGTGAAGCGCGTACCGCCCCCGAAAGGCGAGAGGAATAGTCCTCTTAAGGCCCTTGTCTTCGACTCGTGGTACGACTCCTATCAGGGGGTGGTGGTGCAGGTAAGGGTCCATGACGGGGTGATAAAAAAGGGCATGAAGATAAGGTTCATGGCCACGGGCAAGAGTTTTGTGGTGGAGAGTGTGGGTGTCTTCGCACCGAATCCCAGGAAGGCCGACGAACTCGGCGTGGGCGAGGTGGGTTTCTTTACCGCCGCCATAAAAGAGGTCAGGGATACGAGCGTCGGCGATACCATAACCGACGCGGAGAACCCCGCCGTAGAGCCCCTTTCCGGCTATAAGGCGGTAAAGCCCATGGTCTTCAGCGGCCTCTACCCGGTGGACTCCGTCCGGTACGAGAACCTGAAGGAGGCCATGGTTAAGCTCCGCCTTAACGATTCCTCATTCACCTATGAACCCGAGACTTCCATGGCGCTCGGCTTCGGCTTCCGCTGCGGCTTCCTCGGGCTCTTCCACATGGAGATAATCCAGGAGCGGTTAGAGAGGGAGTACGGGCTAGAGCTCATAACCACCGCGCCGACGGTCATATACAGGGTGACGACCACCGCCGGAGAGGTCGTCGAGGTCGAGAACCCGACGAAGCTCCCGTCCCCTCAGTATATCGAAAAGATAGAGGAGCCGCACATCCGGGCCACCATACACCTCCCGACCGAGTACCTCGGACCGGTCCTGGGGCTCTGCGAGGAGCGCAGAGGCATACAGAAGGAGATTAACTACCACGGTCCCGCAAGGGCCATGCTCGTCTACGACCTTCCGCTTAACGAGGTGGTCACGGACTTTTACGACAGGCTCAAGACCCTTACCAGGGGCTACGCCTCGATGGACTACGACTACGCGGGCTACATGGAGGCCAAACTCGTAAGGCTCGACATCCTCATAAACGGCGACCCCGTGGACGCCTTGAGCCTCATAGCGCCG
It encodes:
- the lepA gene encoding translation elongation factor 4, yielding MTDSENIRNFSIIAHIDHGKSTLSDRLLEKTGAISDREKVDQFMDKMELEKERGVTIKAQTARLHYKADDGKDYTLNLIDTPGHVDFSYEVSRSLSACEGAILVVDASQGVEAQTLAHLYTAVDVGLDIVPVLNKIDLPQADPERVRGEIEDILGIDASEAVLTSAKEGIGIKEVLEAIVKRVPPPKGERNSPLKALVFDSWYDSYQGVVVQVRVHDGVIKKGMKIRFMATGKSFVVESVGVFAPNPRKADELGVGEVGFFTAAIKEVRDTSVGDTITDAENPAVEPLSGYKAVKPMVFSGLYPVDSVRYENLKEAMVKLRLNDSSFTYEPETSMALGFGFRCGFLGLFHMEIIQERLEREYGLELITTAPTVIYRVTTTAGEVVEVENPTKLPSPQYIEKIEEPHIRATIHLPTEYLGPVLGLCEERRGIQKEINYHGPARAMLVYDLPLNEVVTDFYDRLKTLTRGYASMDYDYAGYMEAKLVRLDILINGDPVDALSLIAPKEKAAVRGREVAVKMKEIIPRQMFEVVIQAAIGTKVVARESIRALRKNVTAKCYGGDITRKRKLLEKQKEGKKRMKQVGKVELPQEAFLAVLKVG